A genomic window from Telopea speciosissima isolate NSW1024214 ecotype Mountain lineage unplaced genomic scaffold, Tspe_v1 Tspe_v1.0015, whole genome shotgun sequence includes:
- the LOC122647232 gene encoding mitogen-activated protein kinase homolog NTF6-like, giving the protein MEVESAAMEVKGVLTDDSRYVQYNLLGNLFEVSAKYVPPIHPVGRGAYGIVCCARNSETNEEVAIKKIGNAFDNRIDAKRTLREIKLLCHMDHENIIKIKDIIRPRQRENFNDVYIVYELMDTDLHQIIRSTQTLTDDHCQYFLYQLLRGLKYIHSANVLHRDLKPSNLLLNANCDLKICDFGLARTTSETDFMTEYVVTRWYRAPELLLNCSEYTAAIDIWSVGCVFMEIIKREPLFPGKDYIQQLRLITELLGSPEDSDIGFLRSDNARKYVKQLPWVPKQPFSKKFPKVPRLAIDLAEKMLVFDPSKRITVDEALNHPYLSSLHEINEEPICPSPFVFDFEQSSLDEEDIKELIWRESLNFNPDQMLE; this is encoded by the exons ATGGAGGTGGAATCCGCAGCCATGGAAGTGAAAGGGGTCCTAACTGATGATAGTAGATACGTGCAATACAACCTACTGGGTAACCTCTTCGAGGTCTCCGCCAAGTATGTCCCTCCGATACATCCCGTCGGCCGAGGTGCTTACGGCAtagtttg CTGTGCGAGAAATTCTGAAACTAATGAAGAGGTTGCAATTAAGAAAATCGGGAATGCATTTGATAACAGGATAGATGCGAAACGGACACTACGTGAGATCAAACTTCTTTGCCACATGGATCATGAAAAT ATTATCAAAATTAAGGACATCATACGTCCACGTCAGAGGGAAAATTTCAATGATGTGTATATTGTTTATGAGCTAATGGATACTGATCTTCATCAAATAATACGGTCAACCCAGACATTAACCGATGATCACTGTCAG TACTTCTTGTATCAGTTACTGCGAGGGCTGAAGTACATTCACTCAGCAAATGTTTTGCACCGAGATTTAAAACCAAGCAACTTGCTACTCAATGCAAACTGTGACCTCAAGATTTGTGACTTTGGGCTCGCAAGAACTACCTCAGAGACGGATTTCATGACAGAATATGTTGTGACACGTTGGTATCGAGCCCCAGAATTGCTGCTCAACTGTTCTGAGTATACTGCAGCAATTGATATTTGGTCAGTTGGTTGTGTTTTTATGGAGATTATTAAAAGAGAGCCACTGTTTCCTGGTAAAGACTACATTCAACAGTTGAGACTGATAACCGAG CTATTAGGTTCACCAGAAGATTCAGACATTGGTTTCCTAAGGAGTGATAATGCTCGGAAGTATGTTAAGCAACTTCCTTGGGTCCCGAAACAACCATTTTCTAAGAAGTTTCCAAAAGTGCCCCGGTTAGCCATTGATCTTGCTGAGAAAATGCTTGTTTTTGATCCTAGCAAACGAATAACTG TTGATGAAGCATTGAATCATCCATATTTATCGAGTCTCCATGAGATCAATGAGGAGCCAATTTGTCCATCTCCTTTCGTCTTTGATTTCGAACAGTCATCCTTAGATGAAGAAGATATAAAGGAGCTTATATGGAGGGAGTCTCTGAACTTCAACCCTGATCAGATGTTGGAATAG
- the LOC122647233 gene encoding zinc finger CCCH domain-containing protein 11 isoform X3, producing MPPKQSKTDLAKKQKVVEDKTFGLKNKNKSKNVQKYVQSLQQSVQPKPDASKIAAKKKKEEEKEREKELNDLFKIAISQPKVPVGVDPKSILCEFFKAGQCAKGFKCKFSHDLNVQRKGEKIDIYSDKRDDETMEDWDEETLAKVVESKNKEYNQSKPTEIVCKHFLEAVEKKQYGWFWVCPNGGKECHYRHALPPGYVLKSQMKALLEEEAEKLSVEEEIENQRAKVASSTPLTPELFMQWKKKKMEEKEAGLAAQRAERAKNDRMSGRELFLSDSSLFVDDVEAYEKYQREEESDASEQKVKDDSASQAPSTSTATAADDDDDDDELDMDELNELEASLSRTSIQIREPGIEASS from the exons ATGCCTCCTAAGCAGTCCAAAACCGATTTAGCGAAAAAGCAGAAGGTTGTTGAAGACAAGACCTTCGGactcaagaacaaaaacaagaGCAAAAATGTTCAGAAATACGTTCAGAGTCTCCAGCAATCTGTCCAACCAAAACCTGACGCTTCGAAGATCGCCGCCAag aagaagaaggaggaagagaaggaaagagagaaggagctGAATGATTTGTTCAAAATTGCTATTAGTCAGCCTAAGGTTCCAGTTG GTGTTGATCCAAAGTCTATATTGTGTGAGTTTTTCAAAGCGGGGCAATGTGCCAAGGGTTTTAAGTGCAAGTTCTCTCATGATTTAAATGTCCAGAGAAAGGGTGAAAAGATTGATATTTACAGTGACAAGCGTGAT GACGAAACAATGGAGGATTGGGATGAGGAAACGCTTGCAAAGGTCGTGGAatcaaaaaataaggaatacaACCAGAGCAAACCAACTGAGATC GTTTGTAAACACTTTCTGGAAGCAGTGGAGAAGAAACAGTATGGTTGGTTCTGGGTTTGTCCTAATGGTGGCAAAGAGTGCCATTACAGACATGCTCTTCCTCCTGGATATGTGTTAAAATCTCAAATGAAGGCTTTGTTGGAGGAAGAGGCTGAAAAGTTGTCTGTTGAGGAAGAGATAGAAAATCAG CGTGCAAAAGTAGCATCTTCAACCCCGTTGACTCCTGAACTCTTCatgcaatggaagaagaagaagatggaagaaaaggAAGCTGGTCTTGCTGCACAGAGGGCTGAGAGAGCTAAGAATGATCGCATGAG TGGTCGCGAGCTGTTTCTCTCAGACTCTAGCTTGTTTGTGGATGATGTGGAGGCATATGAGAAgtaccaaagagaagaagaatcagaTGCCAGTGAACAGAAG GTCAAGGATGATTCTGCCTCCCAGGCGCCAAGCACTTCAACAGCTACAGCTGCTGATGATGACGACGACGATGATGAACTGGACATGGATGAGTTAAATGAGCTAGAAGCAAGCCTGTCAAGAACATCCATTCAGATTCGCGAGCCAGGTATTGAAGCGTCGTCTTGA
- the LOC122647233 gene encoding zinc finger CCCH domain-containing protein 21 isoform X2: MPPKQSKTDLAKKQKVVEDKTFGLKNKNKSKNVQKYVQSLQQSVQPKPDASKIAAKKKKEEEKEREKELNDLFKIAISQPKVPVGVDPKSILCEFFKAGQCAKGFKCKFSHDLNVQRKGEKIDIYSDKRDEDETMEDWDEETLAKVVESKNKEYNQSKPTEIVCKHFLEAVEKKQYGWFWVCPNGGKECHYRHALPPGYVLKSQMKALLEEEAEKLSVEEEIENQRAKVASSTPLTPELFMQWKKKKMEEKEAGLAAQRAERAKNDRMSGRELFLSDSSLFVDDVEAYEKYQREEESDASEQKVKDDSASQAPSTSTATAADDDDDDDELDMDELNELEASLSRTSIQIREPGIEASS, from the exons ATGCCTCCTAAGCAGTCCAAAACCGATTTAGCGAAAAAGCAGAAGGTTGTTGAAGACAAGACCTTCGGactcaagaacaaaaacaagaGCAAAAATGTTCAGAAATACGTTCAGAGTCTCCAGCAATCTGTCCAACCAAAACCTGACGCTTCGAAGATCGCCGCCAag aagaagaaggaggaagagaaggaaagagagaaggagctGAATGATTTGTTCAAAATTGCTATTAGTCAGCCTAAGGTTCCAGTTG GTGTTGATCCAAAGTCTATATTGTGTGAGTTTTTCAAAGCGGGGCAATGTGCCAAGGGTTTTAAGTGCAAGTTCTCTCATGATTTAAATGTCCAGAGAAAGGGTGAAAAGATTGATATTTACAGTGACAAGCGTGATGAAG ACGAAACAATGGAGGATTGGGATGAGGAAACGCTTGCAAAGGTCGTGGAatcaaaaaataaggaatacaACCAGAGCAAACCAACTGAGATC GTTTGTAAACACTTTCTGGAAGCAGTGGAGAAGAAACAGTATGGTTGGTTCTGGGTTTGTCCTAATGGTGGCAAAGAGTGCCATTACAGACATGCTCTTCCTCCTGGATATGTGTTAAAATCTCAAATGAAGGCTTTGTTGGAGGAAGAGGCTGAAAAGTTGTCTGTTGAGGAAGAGATAGAAAATCAG CGTGCAAAAGTAGCATCTTCAACCCCGTTGACTCCTGAACTCTTCatgcaatggaagaagaagaagatggaagaaaaggAAGCTGGTCTTGCTGCACAGAGGGCTGAGAGAGCTAAGAATGATCGCATGAG TGGTCGCGAGCTGTTTCTCTCAGACTCTAGCTTGTTTGTGGATGATGTGGAGGCATATGAGAAgtaccaaagagaagaagaatcagaTGCCAGTGAACAGAAG GTCAAGGATGATTCTGCCTCCCAGGCGCCAAGCACTTCAACAGCTACAGCTGCTGATGATGACGACGACGATGATGAACTGGACATGGATGAGTTAAATGAGCTAGAAGCAAGCCTGTCAAGAACATCCATTCAGATTCGCGAGCCAGGTATTGAAGCGTCGTCTTGA
- the LOC122647233 gene encoding zinc finger CCCH domain-containing protein 11 isoform X1, protein MPPKQSKTDLAKKQKVVEDKTFGLKNKNKSKNVQKYVQSLQQSVQPKPDASKIAAKKKKEEEKEREKELNDLFKIAISQPKVPVGVDPKSILCEFFKAGQCAKGFKCKFSHDLNVQRKGEKIDIYSDKRDEDKDETMEDWDEETLAKVVESKNKEYNQSKPTEIVCKHFLEAVEKKQYGWFWVCPNGGKECHYRHALPPGYVLKSQMKALLEEEAEKLSVEEEIENQRAKVASSTPLTPELFMQWKKKKMEEKEAGLAAQRAERAKNDRMSGRELFLSDSSLFVDDVEAYEKYQREEESDASEQKVKDDSASQAPSTSTATAADDDDDDDELDMDELNELEASLSRTSIQIREPGIEASS, encoded by the exons ATGCCTCCTAAGCAGTCCAAAACCGATTTAGCGAAAAAGCAGAAGGTTGTTGAAGACAAGACCTTCGGactcaagaacaaaaacaagaGCAAAAATGTTCAGAAATACGTTCAGAGTCTCCAGCAATCTGTCCAACCAAAACCTGACGCTTCGAAGATCGCCGCCAag aagaagaaggaggaagagaaggaaagagagaaggagctGAATGATTTGTTCAAAATTGCTATTAGTCAGCCTAAGGTTCCAGTTG GTGTTGATCCAAAGTCTATATTGTGTGAGTTTTTCAAAGCGGGGCAATGTGCCAAGGGTTTTAAGTGCAAGTTCTCTCATGATTTAAATGTCCAGAGAAAGGGTGAAAAGATTGATATTTACAGTGACAAGCGTGATGAAG ACAAAGACGAAACAATGGAGGATTGGGATGAGGAAACGCTTGCAAAGGTCGTGGAatcaaaaaataaggaatacaACCAGAGCAAACCAACTGAGATC GTTTGTAAACACTTTCTGGAAGCAGTGGAGAAGAAACAGTATGGTTGGTTCTGGGTTTGTCCTAATGGTGGCAAAGAGTGCCATTACAGACATGCTCTTCCTCCTGGATATGTGTTAAAATCTCAAATGAAGGCTTTGTTGGAGGAAGAGGCTGAAAAGTTGTCTGTTGAGGAAGAGATAGAAAATCAG CGTGCAAAAGTAGCATCTTCAACCCCGTTGACTCCTGAACTCTTCatgcaatggaagaagaagaagatggaagaaaaggAAGCTGGTCTTGCTGCACAGAGGGCTGAGAGAGCTAAGAATGATCGCATGAG TGGTCGCGAGCTGTTTCTCTCAGACTCTAGCTTGTTTGTGGATGATGTGGAGGCATATGAGAAgtaccaaagagaagaagaatcagaTGCCAGTGAACAGAAG GTCAAGGATGATTCTGCCTCCCAGGCGCCAAGCACTTCAACAGCTACAGCTGCTGATGATGACGACGACGATGATGAACTGGACATGGATGAGTTAAATGAGCTAGAAGCAAGCCTGTCAAGAACATCCATTCAGATTCGCGAGCCAGGTATTGAAGCGTCGTCTTGA
- the LOC122647233 gene encoding zinc finger CCCH domain-containing protein 11 isoform X4 — MPPKQSKTDLAKKQKVVEDKTFGLKNKNKSKNVQKYVQSLQQSVQPKPDASKIAAKKKKEEEKEREKELNDLFKIAISQPKVPVGVDPKSILCEFFKAGQCAKGFKCKFSHDLNVQRKGEKIDIYSDKRDEGTMEDWDEETLAKVVESKNKEYNQSKPTEIVCKHFLEAVEKKQYGWFWVCPNGGKECHYRHALPPGYVLKSQMKALLEEEAEKLSVEEEIENQRAKVASSTPLTPELFMQWKKKKMEEKEAGLAAQRAERAKNDRMSGRELFLSDSSLFVDDVEAYEKYQREEESDASEQKVKDDSASQAPSTSTATAADDDDDDDELDMDELNELEASLSRTSIQIREPGIEASS; from the exons ATGCCTCCTAAGCAGTCCAAAACCGATTTAGCGAAAAAGCAGAAGGTTGTTGAAGACAAGACCTTCGGactcaagaacaaaaacaagaGCAAAAATGTTCAGAAATACGTTCAGAGTCTCCAGCAATCTGTCCAACCAAAACCTGACGCTTCGAAGATCGCCGCCAag aagaagaaggaggaagagaaggaaagagagaaggagctGAATGATTTGTTCAAAATTGCTATTAGTCAGCCTAAGGTTCCAGTTG GTGTTGATCCAAAGTCTATATTGTGTGAGTTTTTCAAAGCGGGGCAATGTGCCAAGGGTTTTAAGTGCAAGTTCTCTCATGATTTAAATGTCCAGAGAAAGGGTGAAAAGATTGATATTTACAGTGACAAGCGTGATGAAGG AACAATGGAGGATTGGGATGAGGAAACGCTTGCAAAGGTCGTGGAatcaaaaaataaggaatacaACCAGAGCAAACCAACTGAGATC GTTTGTAAACACTTTCTGGAAGCAGTGGAGAAGAAACAGTATGGTTGGTTCTGGGTTTGTCCTAATGGTGGCAAAGAGTGCCATTACAGACATGCTCTTCCTCCTGGATATGTGTTAAAATCTCAAATGAAGGCTTTGTTGGAGGAAGAGGCTGAAAAGTTGTCTGTTGAGGAAGAGATAGAAAATCAG CGTGCAAAAGTAGCATCTTCAACCCCGTTGACTCCTGAACTCTTCatgcaatggaagaagaagaagatggaagaaaaggAAGCTGGTCTTGCTGCACAGAGGGCTGAGAGAGCTAAGAATGATCGCATGAG TGGTCGCGAGCTGTTTCTCTCAGACTCTAGCTTGTTTGTGGATGATGTGGAGGCATATGAGAAgtaccaaagagaagaagaatcagaTGCCAGTGAACAGAAG GTCAAGGATGATTCTGCCTCCCAGGCGCCAAGCACTTCAACAGCTACAGCTGCTGATGATGACGACGACGATGATGAACTGGACATGGATGAGTTAAATGAGCTAGAAGCAAGCCTGTCAAGAACATCCATTCAGATTCGCGAGCCAGGTATTGAAGCGTCGTCTTGA